A stretch of Alkalicella caledoniensis DNA encodes these proteins:
- a CDS encoding DUF1450 domain-containing protein: MVRICPDCCNIDIDKLEKLGLEIVEECIGVCGTEFVAYVDDELIEADSEGELIEKIEKAT, translated from the coding sequence ATGGTAAGAATTTGCCCAGACTGCTGTAATATTGACATCGACAAGTTAGAAAAACTAGGACTAGAAATCGTCGAAGAGTGTATTGGTGTATGTGGAACTGAATTTGTGGCCTATGTAGATGATGAACTAATAGAGGCTGATAGCGAAGGCGAGTTAATTGAAAAGATTGAAAAGGCCACCTAG